The following coding sequences are from one Lolium rigidum isolate FL_2022 chromosome 6, APGP_CSIRO_Lrig_0.1, whole genome shotgun sequence window:
- the LOC124666693 gene encoding protein SAR DEFICIENT 1-like: MAAKRLHDGSENEEDRRDEKRMHRLPSFSTVIKEAVMMKQVHNVFMLLEPLLRRVVQEELQAGLVRSPRYIERSSPETSPPPPSSPRATWRLAFLNPPQLPIFTGSKIEDANGNPLQVILVDADTGSPCQNVPQFLRVEVVPIFGDFPHDGREECGSAAEFARGVVKERAGKRPLLTGEVALTMRDGRATVGELQFTDNSSWLRCRKFRIGARVVPGSGYDGPRVAEAMTEAFNVRDHRGELYRKHYPPALGDDVWRLEKIGKEGAFHKKLTQSGVRTVQEFLQMLVVKPDVLRMIMGDGMTDRMWEATTKHARQCEAGDRVYAYTAGQTGGVGGATVYVNSICQLVKIELAGVECVPQHLNRAQKAYVHQLLLEAFEQRASLQEADILLHATHSSNDLPLLQNAASAVPPPLPATPLWFQGTPDIDFQIIDDLANQGNFTFKMFDE; this comes from the exons ATGGCGGCCAAGCGGCTCCACGACGGGTCCGAGAACGAGGAAGACCGGCGCGACGAGAAGCGGATGCACCGCCTGCCGTCCTTCTCCAC GGTGATCAAGGAGGCCGTGATGATGAAGCAGGTGCATAATGTGTTCATGCTCCTCGAACCTCTCCTGCGCCGAGTG GTGCAGGAGGAGCTGCAGGCGGGGCTGGTGCGCAGCCCGCGGTACATCGAGAGgtcctcgccggagacctcgccgccgccgccgtcctcgccgcggGCGACCTGGAGGCTGGCGTTCCTCAACCCACCGCAACTCCCGATCTTCACCGGCAGCAAGATCGAGGACGCGAACGGCAACCCGCTCCAGGTGATCCTcgtcgacgccgacaccggctcgCCGTGCCAGAACGTCCCGCAGTTCCTGCGCGTCGAGGTCGTGCCGATCTTCGGGGACTTCCCGCACGACGGGCGCGAGGAGTGCGGGTCCGCCGCCGAGTTCGCGCGCGGCGTCGTCAAGGAGCGCGCCGGGAAGCGCCCGCTGCTCACGGGCGAGGTCGCGCTCACCAtgcgcgacggccgcgccacggtcGGCGAGCTCCAGTTCACGGACAACTCCTCCTGGCTGCGCTGCCGCAAGTTCCGcatcggcgcgcgcgtcgtgccgGGCAGCGGGTACGACGGGCCCAGGGTCGCCGAGGCCATGACCGAGGCCTTCAACGTCCGCGACCACCGCGGCGAAC TGTACCGGAAGCACTACCCTCCGGCGCTCGGCGACGACGTGTGGCGGCTCGAGAAGATCGGCAAGGAGGGAGCGTTCCACAAGAAGCTGACGCAGAGCGGCGTCCGGACCGTGCAGGAGTTCCTGCAGATGCTAGTAGTGAAGCCCGACGTGCTGCGCATG ATAATGGGCGACGGCATGACTGACAGGATGTGGGAGGCAACGACGAAACACGCCAGGCAATGCGAGGCCGGCGACAGGGTGTACGCGTACACCGCAGGGCAgaccggcggcgtcggcggcgccaccgtgtacGTGAACTCCATCTGCCAGCTCGTCAAGATTGAGCTCGCCGGCGTCGAGTGCGTGCCGCAGCACCTCAACAGGGCGCAGAAGGCGTACGTGCACCAGCTGCTTCTTGAGGCGTTCGAGCAGCGTGCCAGCCTCCAGGAGGCCGACATACTCCTCCACGCCACCCACAGCAGCAACGACCTCCCACTCCTGCAGA ACGCAGCGTCGGCCGTCCCGCCGCCGCTTCCGGCGACTCCGCTCTGGTTCCAGGGCACCCCGGACATCGACTTCCAGATCATCGACGACCTCGCAAACCAGGGCAACTTCACTTTCAAGATGTTCGACGAATGA